The proteins below are encoded in one region of Arenibacter algicola:
- the rluF gene encoding 23S rRNA pseudouridine(2604) synthase RluF gives MKEKEATRINKFLSEMGYCSRRAADKLIEQGRVTINGKVPEMGTKITVADEVRVDGELISEPQEKPVYIAFNKPIGIVCTTDTRVEKDNIIDFINYPSRIFPIGRLDKPSEGLILLTNDGDIVNKILRARNKHQKEYIVTVDRPITKVFLEKMANGVPILDRVTRKCEIEEISKFQFRIILTQGLNRQIRRMCEYLGYNVTALKRIRIMNIQLDVPVGKWRYLSEKELSEINEMISDSTKTHYK, from the coding sequence ATGAAAGAGAAGGAAGCTACCCGAATAAACAAGTTTTTAAGTGAAATGGGCTATTGTTCGCGCAGGGCCGCGGACAAACTTATAGAACAAGGACGGGTAACCATTAACGGAAAGGTTCCAGAAATGGGTACAAAAATTACCGTGGCCGACGAGGTACGGGTGGATGGGGAGCTTATTTCCGAACCTCAAGAAAAGCCGGTATACATTGCGTTCAACAAACCCATTGGCATTGTTTGCACTACCGATACGCGGGTGGAAAAGGACAATATTATCGACTTCATAAATTACCCAAGCAGAATATTCCCAATTGGGAGATTGGACAAACCCAGCGAAGGATTGATTCTATTGACCAATGACGGAGATATAGTAAATAAGATTTTACGGGCCAGAAATAAGCACCAGAAAGAATATATTGTTACCGTAGATAGACCTATAACAAAGGTTTTCCTGGAGAAAATGGCCAATGGGGTCCCCATCTTGGATAGGGTAACCCGTAAATGCGAAATTGAGGAAATAAGCAAGTTCCAATTTCGAATTATTCTAACACAGGGGCTCAACCGTCAGATAAGGCGGATGTGCGAGTATCTAGGGTACAATGTAACCGCCTTAAAACGTATTAGGATCATGAATATTCAATTGGACGTTCCGGTTGGGAAATGGCGATATTTATCTGAAAAGGAATTGAGCGAAATCAATGAAATGATTTCCGATTCTACCAAGACCCATTACAAGTAA
- a CDS encoding carbon-nitrogen hydrolase family protein — protein MKMEEIENIELLYLSVDDYQELKTAMIESYTTMPESYWREHQIDNLISKFPEGQVVIKVNGQIAGCALSIILDYDKFENKHTYQQITGNYTFNTHSPDGDVLYGIDVFIKPEYRGMRLGRRLYDYRKDLCERLNLRGVAFGGRIPNYHKYMDSITPKEYIEKVKQKEINDPVLNFQISNDFHPSKILKNYLEGDSASDDYAVLLEWDNIYYEKKNIKASVIKKVVRVGLIQWQMRPYKNLDDVLQQAEYFIDAVSGYRSDFALFPEFFNAPLMAENNHLSESAAIRELAQHTATIVQRFSEFAISYNINIITGSMPEIIDGGLYNVGYICKRDGTKERYEKLHVTPDEAKVWGMQGGNELKVFDTDCGKIGVLICYDSEFPELSRLLADEGMDILFVPYLTDTQNGFSRVRNCAQARAIENECYVAIAGSVGNLPKVHNMDIQYAQSMVFTPCDFAFPANGIKAEATPNTEMILIVDLDIDLLRELNQFGSVRNLKDRRTDIFEVRRKN, from the coding sequence ATGAAGATGGAAGAAATAGAAAATATTGAGTTATTATATTTAAGCGTGGATGACTATCAAGAGCTTAAAACGGCCATGATAGAATCCTACACCACTATGCCGGAGTCTTACTGGCGGGAACATCAAATAGATAATTTAATATCCAAATTTCCGGAGGGACAGGTCGTTATCAAAGTAAATGGCCAAATTGCAGGCTGCGCATTGTCCATTATTCTGGATTATGATAAATTTGAAAATAAACACACCTACCAACAGATTACCGGTAATTACACTTTTAACACCCATTCTCCGGATGGCGATGTTCTTTATGGGATCGATGTCTTTATAAAACCCGAATATAGGGGAATGCGCTTGGGCAGAAGGTTATACGACTACAGAAAAGACCTTTGTGAACGCTTAAACTTGAGAGGGGTTGCCTTTGGCGGCAGAATCCCCAACTATCATAAATACATGGATAGTATCACGCCCAAGGAGTATATAGAAAAAGTAAAGCAAAAGGAAATAAACGACCCCGTACTTAATTTCCAAATTTCCAACGATTTCCATCCCAGTAAAATTCTAAAAAACTATTTGGAAGGTGACTCAGCTTCCGACGATTACGCCGTGCTTTTGGAGTGGGACAACATTTATTATGAAAAAAAGAACATAAAGGCAAGCGTCATAAAAAAGGTAGTACGGGTAGGGCTCATTCAATGGCAAATGCGACCCTATAAAAATCTAGATGATGTACTTCAACAAGCAGAGTATTTTATAGATGCCGTTTCTGGGTATCGCTCAGATTTTGCCCTGTTCCCCGAATTCTTTAATGCCCCGTTGATGGCGGAGAACAATCATTTATCAGAGTCTGCTGCTATTAGAGAGTTAGCCCAACACACGGCCACTATTGTACAACGATTTTCTGAATTTGCAATTTCCTATAACATCAATATTATTACAGGTAGTATGCCAGAAATAATAGATGGAGGGCTTTACAATGTTGGTTATATCTGTAAAAGAGATGGTACCAAGGAGCGATATGAAAAACTCCATGTAACTCCAGACGAGGCAAAGGTATGGGGCATGCAAGGAGGCAATGAACTAAAGGTATTTGACACGGATTGCGGAAAGATAGGCGTCCTGATCTGCTACGATTCCGAATTTCCGGAATTAAGCCGATTATTGGCAGATGAAGGAATGGATATTCTGTTTGTTCCCTACCTAACCGACACCCAAAATGGGTTTTCCAGGGTCAGAAATTGTGCACAGGCCAGGGCCATTGAAAATGAATGTTATGTGGCTATTGCAGGAAGCGTGGGCAACTTGCCCAAGGTACATAATATGGATATTCAATATGCCCAGTCCATGGTATTTACCCCCTGTGATTTTGCTTTTCCAGCCAATGGAATAAAGGCCGAAGCCACGCCAAATACCGAAATGATTCTGATCGTTGACCTGGATATAGATCTACTGAGGGAACTAAACCAATTTGGTAGCGTTAGAAACCTAAAAGATAGAAGAACGGATATTTTTGAAGTGCGCAGAAAGAATTAA
- a CDS encoding DUF1569 domain-containing protein, translating into MKNIFDKKVVDEVVGRINKLTPKSAGLWGKMNVAQMMAHCNVSYEMVYTDKHPKPNGAMKLMLKLFVKQPVVNEKPYKKNSRTAPAFLIVDERDFEKEKQRLIDYLIKTQELGEDHFHNKESHSFGPLTKTEWNNLFYKHLNHHLEQFGV; encoded by the coding sequence ATGAAAAACATTTTTGACAAAAAGGTAGTAGACGAGGTTGTAGGAAGAATCAATAAACTAACCCCTAAAAGTGCCGGGCTATGGGGAAAAATGAATGTTGCCCAAATGATGGCCCACTGCAATGTTTCCTATGAAATGGTATATACGGATAAACATCCAAAACCCAATGGAGCAATGAAACTTATGCTTAAACTTTTCGTAAAACAACCGGTGGTCAATGAAAAACCGTACAAGAAAAATAGTCGGACTGCACCTGCCTTCCTAATCGTTGACGAGAGGGACTTTGAAAAGGAAAAGCAGCGATTGATAGATTATTTAATAAAAACCCAAGAACTTGGAGAAGATCACTTTCACAATAAGGAATCACATTCTTTTGGTCCCTTGACCAAAACAGAATGGAACAATTTGTTCTACAAACATCTCAACCATCATTTGGAGCAATTTGGGGTATAA
- a CDS encoding beta-N-acetylhexosaminidase: MRKITGIYLLTISILLFSCSPKENKMGDFKLLPQPQEFDVTGVSSISYDATLKAEAKNGEALPIIDEDILALDKNQGKTTLMYEIDSDLDVPAEGYSLTITDKQILIKGKDEAGLFYAFKTLEQLMVDAKDQRVNLPLCQLTDYPLLAYRSVHLDVKHHLEKTEYYYDLLDKFASYKINGIILEVEDKLKFKRQPTVASADALSIEEWKKISDYAKERHIEISPLVQGLGHASFILKHPEYKELRDNQESDWAFNPLDPKTYEVQFDLYLDAMKAFPHGRYLHVGGDEVHTTGRGSKESPLKLQLMWLDKVAKFAEEHGKTPIFWDDMPLKQADVYDPMFKKDMTQEEVDQVWKDNEHKLLEFLDIFPKNCIYMRWNYSSPQALGNIKAMQWFTDHGMEVMGATAGQTRWVLMPQEESNMENIRSFAVSSIDSGLNGLLLTLWDDDSPHFELYMRGILAFAEYSWIGDKRSKDEIKSAFRQREYGYTLADKNEAFITELESPVAFWKNALLKKNQRNFLHQMKDPLEEAVIDFPDKENIGAWSLSNEERLKTAAETLSQTDSIAKKIENARSLALRNDHNLQVYEQVNKLAGYSPKMLLALRDYDKAESREDIMATASKLKELESEFGSLRRELETVYSKTRILNKPDNYILDQDHHVHLANQSLNFDWQFYAEILFFKKLKQELAKEIYMENADPLKK; encoded by the coding sequence ATGAGAAAAATTACAGGCATTTATCTATTGACAATCTCCATTTTACTATTCTCTTGTTCCCCAAAAGAAAATAAGATGGGCGACTTTAAATTACTACCCCAACCTCAAGAATTTGACGTTACCGGAGTAAGTTCAATTTCCTACGATGCAACCCTTAAAGCTGAAGCAAAAAACGGGGAAGCACTGCCCATAATTGACGAGGATATTTTAGCGCTGGATAAAAATCAAGGCAAGACTACCTTAATGTATGAAATAGATTCCGATTTGGATGTTCCAGCGGAAGGTTACTCCCTGACCATAACGGATAAACAGATACTCATTAAAGGTAAGGATGAGGCCGGGTTGTTTTACGCCTTCAAAACCTTGGAACAATTGATGGTGGACGCCAAGGACCAGAGGGTAAACCTTCCATTGTGCCAACTAACGGATTACCCATTACTCGCCTACCGCTCCGTACACTTGGATGTAAAACACCATTTGGAAAAGACAGAATACTATTATGACCTGCTGGATAAGTTTGCCAGTTACAAGATCAACGGTATTATTTTGGAAGTTGAGGACAAATTAAAATTTAAACGTCAACCCACAGTTGCCTCCGCAGATGCCTTGAGCATTGAGGAATGGAAAAAGATCAGCGATTACGCCAAAGAGCGGCATATAGAAATAAGTCCATTGGTACAGGGCTTGGGCCATGCCTCATTTATTCTAAAACACCCGGAATACAAGGAGCTCAGGGACAACCAAGAAAGCGATTGGGCCTTTAATCCATTGGACCCCAAGACCTACGAAGTACAATTTGACCTGTATTTGGACGCCATGAAGGCCTTTCCCCACGGAAGATACTTGCATGTTGGGGGTGACGAAGTACACACCACTGGACGAGGCAGCAAGGAGTCGCCCTTAAAATTACAGCTGATGTGGTTGGACAAAGTGGCCAAATTTGCGGAAGAACACGGAAAGACCCCAATTTTCTGGGATGATATGCCTCTAAAACAGGCCGACGTTTATGACCCCATGTTCAAAAAAGATATGACACAGGAGGAAGTGGATCAGGTTTGGAAGGATAACGAACACAAATTATTGGAGTTTCTGGATATCTTCCCAAAGAATTGCATCTATATGAGGTGGAACTATAGTTCGCCCCAAGCCTTAGGAAACATCAAGGCCATGCAATGGTTTACGGACCACGGCATGGAGGTTATGGGCGCCACGGCGGGCCAAACCAGATGGGTTTTAATGCCACAGGAAGAGAGTAATATGGAAAACATACGTTCTTTTGCGGTTAGCTCCATAGACAGCGGCCTAAATGGGTTATTGTTGACTTTATGGGATGATGATTCCCCTCATTTTGAATTGTATATGAGGGGTATCCTGGCCTTTGCCGAATATTCCTGGATAGGGGACAAACGCAGTAAGGATGAAATAAAGTCGGCATTTAGACAGCGGGAATATGGGTATACCTTGGCCGACAAGAATGAGGCTTTTATTACTGAACTTGAGTCCCCAGTGGCCTTTTGGAAAAATGCCCTGCTTAAAAAGAACCAACGCAACTTCCTTCATCAGATGAAAGATCCCTTGGAAGAGGCCGTTATTGACTTTCCTGACAAAGAAAATATAGGGGCTTGGAGCTTGTCCAATGAAGAGCGTTTAAAGACAGCTGCCGAAACCTTATCCCAAACAGATAGTATTGCCAAGAAAATAGAGAATGCCCGTTCCCTTGCCCTGCGCAACGACCATAACCTACAAGTGTATGAACAGGTTAACAAACTGGCAGGTTATAGTCCAAAAATGTTATTGGCACTTAGAGACTACGACAAGGCGGAAAGTAGAGAGGATATCATGGCAACAGCTTCGAAGCTAAAAGAGTTGGAGTCGGAATTCGGCAGCCTTAGAAGGGAATTGGAAACGGTCTACAGTAAAACCCGAATATTGAACAAACCGGATAATTACATTCTGGACCAGGACCATCATGTGCATTTGGCCAATCAATCCTTAAATTTCGATTGGCAATTCTATGCCGAAATATTGTTCTTTAAAAAGTTGAAACAAGAACTTGCTAAGGAAATTTACATGGAGAATGCAGATCCCCTAAAAAAATAA